ATCGAGGCGGAGCTGCCGGGATTCGAGATCGAGCGCCTGGACTATGCCGACGCGAACGGCGTGGCCAAGCGCGTGCTGGTAGCGCACCGCGGGCCGCGCGGCGGCTACGCTCTGTCCGGGCACATGGACACGGTGCCGGACACCGGCTGGACGAACCCGCCATGGACGCCGCGGCTGGATGGCGGCGTGCTGCACGGCCTGGGCAGCACCGACATGAAGGGCCCCGTCGCCGCCTGCATCGTCGCGGCGCGCGGCCTGCCGGCGGACGTGCCGGTCACCCTGCTGCTCACCACCGACGAGGAGACGACGAAGGAGGGCGCCCGCGCCATCGCCCAGCGCTCGCGGCTGGCGAGGTCCCTGGACTTGAAGGGCATTGTCGTGGCGGAGCCGACCGGCCTCGCCCCGGTGCGCGGCCACCGCAGCCATATCGAATACACCGCGGTCGCCACCGGCGTGCAGGCCCATTCCTCCACCGGCCAGGGCGTCAACGCCAACTGGGCGCTCATCCCGTTCCTGGCGGAGATGAAGACGATCGCCGAGCGCCTGCGCAGCGACCCGGCGCTCCAGGATCCGGGCTACGACCCGCCCTTCAGCGACTTCAACCTGATCGTCGACAATCACGGGACGGCGGTGAACGTGACGGTCGCCAGGGCCACCGCGCGCATCAAGTTCCGCCGCAGCCGCAACGTCGACACGTCGGCCATCGAGGCGGCCGTGCACGCCGCCGCCGAGCGCGCCGGCGTCGCCCTCACCGAGAAGCGCGAGGGCACGCCGCCGGAACTGCCGGAAGACCACCCGCTCATCCGCCACGCCGTCGCCGAGACCGGCCAGCCGGCGCGCACCGCCCCCTACGGCACCGACGCCAGCGAACTCCAGGCCGTCGCCCCCTGCGTCGTCCTCGGCCCCGGCACCATGACCACCGCCCACACCCCGCGCGAATGCGTGGCGGTGTCGGACCTGACGGATGCCGTTCCGCTGTTCCGCCGCATGCTGAGCGCGGCGCAGACATAGCAGGCCGCCGTCGCCGACGGCGGTCCACGCCTGCGGGGAGTGGCGGATGGCCATGGACTCGCTGATCACGGCCGCGGCCCGCGCCCTCGCAGCGGGCGACCCGCTCGGCGCCCTCAACCGGGTCGCCCTGCGCAGCGACGCGCCGGCGCTGGCCCTGCGCGGCATCGCCATGGCGCAGCTCGGCGACCTGGTGCGCGCCAAGGCGCTGCTGCGCAGTGCGGCCCGCGCCTTCGGTCCGCGCGAAGCGGTGGCGCGCGCCCGCTGTGCCGTGGCGGCGGCCGAGATCGCTCTCGTCTCGCGCGATTTGGGCTGGCCGGAAGCGGCCCTCGACGCGGCGCGCGCGACCCTGGAGGCGCATGGCGACCGCGCCAACGCCGCCCATGCGCGCTACCTCGCGGCGCGGCGCCTCCTGCTCATCGGGCGCCTCGACGCGGCCGATCGGATGCTGGCCGGCGGTACGACCGACGCGCTCCCTGCGGCTGCGATGGCGGGGCAGGTGCTGGTCGTCGCCGGGATCGCGATCCGGCGCATCCGGGCGGCGGAGGCGCGTGCAGCACTGGCGCGGGCCGCCGATGCCGCGCATGCCGCGGGCATCCCCGCCCTGATCGCCGAGGTGGATGCCGCGGCGCGCGCTTTGGACCTGCCCGCCGCGCGCCGTGTCGCACCTGGCGGCGACCGCCCGCTGCTGCTCGACGAGGTCGAGTCCCTGTTGGCCTCGCCAGCGCTCGTCGTCGACGCCTGCCGACATATGGTCCGCGAGGGGCCGGAGGCCGTGTCGCTCGGCCGGCGGCCGGTCCTGTTCGCGCTGGCGCGGGCGCTGGGCGAGGCGTGGCCGGCGGACGTGCCGCGGGCGACCCTCATCGCGCGCGCTTTCGGCGGGAAGGTGGCCGACGAATCGCACCGCGCGCGGCTCCGTGTCGAGGTCGGGCGGCTCCGCGCCGCGCTCGGGACGCTGGCCGAGGTGCATGCGACGCGGCGCGGCTTCGTGCTGCGCCCGCGTGGCACCGCCGCGGTCGTCGTGCTGGCGCCGCCCGTCGACGACCGGCATGCGGCGGTGCTGGCGCTCCTCGCCGACGACGAGGCCTGGTCCAGTTCCGCCCTCGCGCTGGCGCTCGGAACCGGCCAACGCACGGTGCAGCGCGCCCTCGACGCGCTCGCCGCGGCCGGCAAGGTACAGTCCTTCGGTCGCGGCCGGGCGCGCCGCTGGACCGTGCCGTCCGTGCCCGGATTCCCGACAGCCTTGTTACTCTCGGTCCCTCTGCCGAGCGAATAGCTTCATCGGACCGAACGACAGCAGCGGGAACAGTCAGATGAAACGAACGGCAGCCGACATCGTCCGCGAGTATGGACCCTTCCCGGACGCCCCCGCCGTGCACGGCGTGGCCTTCGACGGCGCGCGCGTCTGGTTCGCGTCGGGCGACAGGCTGAACGCCTTCGACCCGGCCAGCGGCGAGACGGTGCGCACCATCGACGTCGCCGCGGATGCGGGCACGGCCTTCGACGGGCGCCATCTCTTCCAGATCGCCGAGGACGGGATCCGCAAGATCGATCCCGAGACGGGCCGCGTGCTCGCCACCATCCCGGCGCCCGGCGGCGGCGGCGATTCCGGGCTCGCCTGGGCCGAGGGCACGCTCTGGGTCGGCCAGTATCGCGAGCGCCGGATCCACCAGGTCGACCCCGAGACCGGCGCCGTGCTGCGCACGCTCCAGTCGGACCGCTTCGTCACCGGCGTCACCTGGATCGACGGCGACCTCTGGCACGCCACCTGGGAGGCGGAGCAGAGCGACCTGCGTCGGATCGATCCCGAGACCGGTGCCGTCCGCGAGCGGATCGACATGCCGCCCGGCATCGCCGTCACCGGGCTCGAGGCCGGCGGCGACACCTTCTTCTGCGGCGGCGGCAGCAGCGGCAAGGTCAGGGCCGTCCGCCGGCCCGCATAGCGCCCGGCTTCACCTTCCGGCGGGCCGGTCCTTCAACGGCACCGGCCCGCTCGACGCCACCGCCAGCTTCCAGTCCGCGGCGGCGGTGCCGTCCAGGTTCAGGTGGCCGACCATGAACTTCAGGCGGTCGGTGTCCTTGCCCCGCCCGGTGCAGAAGCGGTCCTGCAGATAGAAGGGCGGCGTCGTCTGGTAGTAGAGCGTCGCCTGCACCGCGGCCGGACGGCTGCCGGGCGGCAGGTCGCCGAGCGGCACCTCGTAGACCAGCGAGTCCGCGCCGCCCGCCGCGTAGTCGGGGTCGTCGCCCACCGCGAACGCGCCCGTCTCCCGGGCCAGGTCCGGCCCGGCGCCCAGCGCCGCGGCGATCTCGGTCCGCGCCGCCAGCGGCAGGGTGCCGTGCGGCAGGATGCGGTTGTCCTTCACCGGGCTGCAGATCGACAGGAAGCTGGTCGTCAGCATGCCGCGCGCCGGCGTCTCGTGGCCGCAGGCGGGCGCCGTCTCGCCGGCGGGCGGCCCGGCGGGCGGCGTCGACACCAGCTCCTGATAGACCTGCGCCCGATCCTGGCGGCCGATGCGCTCGGCGTGCGGCTGGTGCAGCCGCGCCTCCGGCTCGATGCGCGCCGAGCAGTCGTCCCGCCACCAGTATTCGCCGGCGAGCGGGTTGCCGTCCTGGTCGACCAGGGCGCCCGCGGCGTTCGTCCGGCCCGACGCCCAGAGCGTCGCCCCCTCCTGGTCCAGCACCTCGAAGGTCAGGAAGGCGCGGCGGAAGCCGACGCCCGACGGGAACTTGTGCCCGGCCCTGTTGGTCACCGTCACCCGCGCGCTCAGCGCGTCGTATCCGTGCGCGATCTCGCTCACCGTCACGTCGGCGGTGGCGGTGCCGGCGAGGTCGAGCATCGCCTGCTCGGTGCGGATCAGCGGGTCGACGCCGCGCGACACCAGCATGGGGTCCTGGGTGCGGATGCCGAGCAGGTCGGGGAACTGCTGCGCCATCTTCACCAGGAAGACGTTCAGCCCGACCAGCGTGTGGACCGAGAATCCGTCGCGTACCTCCAGGTCGATGTCCTCCGGCCCCAGATTGTTCTCCGCCTGCGGGAACGTGCCGAACTCCTGGATGCTGGCGATCTTGCTGCGCAGCGGCGTGCCGTCGGCCGTCCCCGATGGCCCCCGCGACGGCATGTGGCAGCTCTGGCACGACTCCGCCCGGTCGCCCGCCCCGTGCGGCAGCTTCCCGTCCGGCGTCTCGCCGGTGCGATAGGCGCTGAACGCCCATTCCGGATAGGTCGTCTGCTCGTAGGTGTGGCCGATGACGGCCCCCGCCTGCAGGATCGGCAGGTGCACCGTGTGGCAGGTGCCGCAGACCTCGGAGCTGGTGATGCCGGCATGGTGCACCGGCGTGATGCCGATGGCGTTCTGCATCGGCTTCACCTTCGGATCCGCGAACGGCCCGATAAGCCGGTCCGGCGACCCGACGGGAAAGCTGCCGGTGAAGGTGCGCGCGAAGCCGCTGTTGTCCGGGTTCAGCAGCGCCTGGCGCTCCGCGACGCAGGCGTTCTCCGGCCGGTCGAGCGCCCCCTTCGCCGCCTCGCCCAGGGCCATGCGGTGGCAGGCGGTGCAGGCGATGCCGTCGCGCGCCAGCATGCCGTAGTCGGCCAGCGCCGCGCCGGGATTGTCGTCGGGCCAGGGCACGGCGTCGACCATGTCGCGGGTGAAGGTCTCGCATGCGCCGGTCGCCGGGAAGCGGTCGATGTGGAACTGCCGCTGGCCCTGGATGCCGTGGCAGCCGAGGCAGGTGTCCTGCACCAGGTCCGCCGCGTCGGGATGGAAGCTCTGCGTCTCGCTGGCCAGTTGGGCGAAGAAGAACGGGTCGCGCCCGGCCAGCCCCATCGGCGAGGTGCGCCACGAGGCATAGGGCGACAGGTTCAGCAGGCCGTCGCCGTGCGGGTTCGGCATCGTCATGTCGAACTGCAGCCCGGTGCTGCCGGCATCGTGACAGCCCAGGCACTGGGTCGAGGTAAGGAAGCTGTCGGCGGCGGTCGGGCCGCCGGCCGCGACCCAGGTGTTGTCGTAGGTCTCCGACGGCATGGCGCTGACCGTGTCCCAGGTCGGCATGTTCCCGTGCGGCGTGCCGGGCAGCGGCATGCGCAGCGCCTCCAGCAGGTCGCGGTCGGCGCGGAAATGCGGCTGGCCCAGCCGGCGCACCGTGTCCGGCGGCAGCACGACCGCTTGGTGGTGGCTCGGCGGGGTGGGTCCCGTGAAGAAGGACTGGCTCAGATAGACCAGCGGCTCGCCCGGCTCGCCGTCGATGTTGCGCGGATCGGCGAAGGTCAGGTCGTCGCGCGCCGACGCGTGGCAGTTCATGCAGTATTGCGCGAAGCCCTGGTTGGCGAGCGGATTGCCCGGCGCCGGCGGCCAGTCCGGCGCCCAGCCGCTGCCGGCGCCGAAGCCGTACCAGCCCCAGTACCAGCCGTCGTGCGAGGCGTCGCGGTCGCGGATCATGATCGCCGCACCGCTGGTCGGGAACAGCCTGACCGGATCGACCGCGGCACAGGCGGCGGCGGGGTAGGGGAACATCTCCTTCACCATGATGGCGCCGTTCGGCACCGGCGGCGGCTCCGCCGAAGCGTCGCCATTCCCCTCGGCGCGGTTCGCCGTCAGCCAGTCCGCCATCTCGGGCGAGTACCAGATGACCACCGGCGCGTGGGTGCCGAAGCCGGCACCCTGCCACGCACCGGCCGCCAGGGATGCCGTGAACGGGCCGGTGTCGCGCACCCGCTTGTCGCGGCGCCAGCCGGCGGCCGCGTCGCGATGGCACCAGTTGCCGAGGAATTCGTTCAGGCGCGCCTGGTAGCGGTCGAGCGGCAGGGCGGAGGGATCGCGGATCGCCGCCGCCAGGCTCCTGCACAGGGCCGGGTCCGCCGGGGTCATCGCCTGCGCCCGCTCCGCCGAACATTGCCCGGCGGTGGCGCCGACGGGAGCGATCCCGAGCGCGGCGATCGCGAGCAGGGCGGCGGCCGACATCGCCCGCAATCCGCCGAGACGTTCCGACGCCGTCCACCCCATTGCCGCCTCGCTTCCCCACCCGGCCTCGCGATGGTCTCCGCCTCCGCGCGAGCGGTCATTTATCGTTGTCCGCAAGACTAAACCGGAAAATGCGCAAAGACAAACGGGTGGTCGACGCGATGTCTTTATTGAGGAGTGGGATCTGTCGCATTTTGAACAAATGAAGACTTATTCTAGTTCTGTTTTCATGAGCGGCCCTGCGTGCGACCAGCCTTTTGTCCGAAGATACGGGTCGCGGGTGCGCGGCGCTCGAACTGCGACTTGACGCGCCTCCAAAAGCCTCCATCCTCGCGGTGGAAGGGGCTTCCTCCTGCCGCGGCCTCGATGCAGCGCGGCAACGGTGAAGCTCTGCGGCGGCCGTAGGAAGCGTGGCGTGGTTGCAGGTTCGTCTCCACCCGATCGACAGGGGTTCGCGGGCGAGGTCGCTCCTTTCGGCCGTCGGGACTGGGAGCAGGTGCGCGCGATCCTGGCGGAGGGACTGGCGACCGGTGTGGCCGCATTCCGGTCGACGCCCCCGCTCTGGCGGGATTGGGATGCGGGACACCTGGACATCGGACGGCTCGCCGCCCGTGCGAGCGACGGGCGCATGCTCGGCTGGGCCGCGCTCTCTCCGGTTCCCGATACGTGAGGCGCCGCCGGTGTCGCTGAGGTCAGCGTCTACGTTGCAGAGGTCGCGCGCGGCCAGGGAGTCGGAGCCGCACTGATCGCGGGTCTGGTCGCCGCGTCGGAAGCGGCGGGATACTGGACGCTGCAGTCGCAGATCCTGGCCGCCAACACCGCCAGCCTGGCGCTCCACCGCAAATGCGGTTTCCGCGAGGTCGGCGTCAGGGAACGCTACGGCCATCTCGCGGGTGTCTGGCACGACGTCGTCCTGCTCGAGCGCCGCAGCCGGCATGCGGGCGGTCCCGACCTGCCGACACGGTCCTGCACGTGAGCGACCGCCTGATGCCCGAATGCGCGACATGCACGGCTGGCCCTGGGGGCATCGGATGAGCGAACGCGGCCTTGCGGAGGAGACCGAGGCTCTCCCATCGGCCTACGCGGCCTGGCGCGGAAGCACGCTCGGGCGCATCACGGACGAGATCGAACGCGACCTGATGCTCTCGCTCCTCGGGCCCTTGCCCGGCTGCAGCGTTCTCGACGCCGGATGCGGCGACGGTCAGCTCGCGTTGGAGTTGGCCGGCCGCGGCGCGCGCGTCGTCGGCGTCGATGCCTCCCAGCGCATGATCGCGGCAGCCCGCCGGCGCGCGGCGGGCCGGCCCGATGTGTCCTTCCATGTCGCCCGGGCCGAGGACCTGCCCTTCCGAGCGGCCGAGTTCGACATCGCCCTCGCCGTCACCATGCTCTGCTTCGTCGAGGACGCGTCGGTCGCGCTGAAGGAGATGGTGCGGGTGGTGAAGCCGGGGGGACGGCTGGTCGTCGGAGACCTCGGCCGATACAGCAGCTGGGCCGCCGTGAGACGCATCAGAGGCTGGCTGGGTTCGCCGGTCTGGCGTCATGCCCGTTTTCGCAGCGCGCCGGAATTGGAACGGCTCGCGCGGCGGGAAGGGCTGACCGACGTCTCCGTGCGCGGTGCGGTCTTCTTCCCCCCGGTCGGGTTGGCGGCGCGGCTGCTCGGGCCGGCCGATCGGCGGCTCACCGGTCGTATGACGGTAGGTGCCGCCTTCCTGGTTTTGACCGGAACCAAGCCGTCCGATGCTCCGGCGGCGGTCCGCTCCCACGATCATCACTTCAGCCGACGAGGCCCGCCATGACAGCCGACGACCCTTCCCGCGCGCTTCACTGGGAGAACGTCTGGACCGGCAAGGCGCCCGAAACGACGAGTTGGCATCAGCGCGAGCCGACCATGTCGCTGGCCCTCGTCGAGGCGAGCGGCATCGACCGGATGCAGCCCGTCATCGATGTCGGCGCCGGCGCCTCTCCGCTCGTCGACAGGCTTCTCGATCGTGGCTACGCGGATCTGACCGTGCTCGACATCGCGGCCGCGGGCCTCGACCGCACCCGGTCGCGGCTCGGCGAAGCCGCGCATCGCGTCGCCTGGATCGTCGCGGACGTCACGGCGTGGAAGCCGCAGCGCCGCTATGCGCTCTGGCACGATCGGGCCGTCTTCCATTTCCTGACCGATGCCGACGATCGGCGCGCCTATGGCAGAACGCTGGCGGCGGCTCTCGCGCCGAGCGGCCAGGCGATCATCGCGACGTTTGCGCTCGACGGCCCGGCGAAGTGCTCCGGCCTCCCGGTACAGCGGCATGATGCGGCATCGCTCGCGGCGGCACTCGGGAGCGGCCTACGGGTCCTGGAGGCGCGGACCGAGGTGCACCTGACGCCGGGCGGCGCGGAGCAGAAGTTCATATGGTGCCGGCTGGGTCGGGCCGCCGCGCCGAAGGCCTAGATCGTCGCGCGGGCCGCCAACGCCGCGATCTCGTCCTCCGACAAGCCCAGCAGGTCGGCGAAGATCTCGCGGTTGTGCGTCCCGCTCGCCGCGGCGGCGCCGCTGTAGCCGGTGTCGCCGGCGCTGAACTTCAGCGGGAAGCCGGCGGCCTTCAGGCCGTCGAGCAGGCCGAGGGTGGGGTGTTCCACCGGCTGGACCATGCCGCGCGCCTTCAGGTGCGGCCATGCCAGCAGGTCGTCGATCGTGTGGACCGGGCTGGCGACGACGCCCGCCGCGGACAGCCGGTCGACCACTGCGGCAGTGGCGACGCCACCGGTCCAGGCGCCGACCGCGGCCTCGACCTCGGCATTGTGCGCGACGCGCCAGCCCATCCGCCCCCAGTCGGGATGGTCGGCGAGGTCGCCGCGCCCGATGACGCCGCACAACCCGCGCCACATTGCGTCGGTGCCGCAGCAGATGACGGCCCAGCCGTCGGCCGTCTTGAAGGTGTTCAGCGGCGAGAAGCGCAGGACGCGGTTGCCCTGGCGCTGCTCCAGGCCGAGTGCCGCATACTGGTCGAACGGCTCGTCGAACAGCAGCGAGAACAGCACGTCGACCATCGACACGTCGACCCACTGGCCTTCGCCGGTCTTCTCCCGGTGGAGCAGGGCGCCCAGCACGCCGGCGAAGGCGAAGCCGGCGGAGATGGTGTCGGCGAGCGGCGATCCCGCCTTGGTCGGCGGGCCGCCGGGATGGCCGGTGACGCTCATCAGGCCGGACATCGCCTGGGTGGTGACGTCGTAGCCGCGCCGGCCGGCGTCCGGCCCGGTCGCGCCGTAGCCGGTCAGCGAGCAGTAGACGAGGCGCGGATTGACCTCGCGCAGCCGCGGCCAGTCGATGCCCAGGCGCTCCGTCACGCCGACCGAGAAATTCTCGACCACCACGTCGGCCTTCGCGACCAGCCGCAGGAAGAGGTCGCGGCCCTCGTCCGACTTCAGGTCGAGGGTGATCGCCTTCTTGGCGCGGCTGCGCTTCAGGAAGGCGATGCCCAGGTCGCTGTCGTCGCGCTTCTCGAAGGACGGGCCGCCGGCGCCGTAGAAGACCGGCGAACCGGACAGCGTGTCGCCGGTCTTCGGATTGTCGATCCGGATGACCTCGGCGCCCATGCCGGCCAGCAGCAGCGTCGCATGCGGGCCGGCCAGGAACTGGGTCAGGTCGAGCACGCGCACGCCGTTCAGGATGCCGCTCATCGGGGAGAGCGGCTCCTGCCGTTCGGCCGCGCCCCCCGATCGCCTGCGCCAATGCGGCCAGCGCCTGTGTGGCCCGCGCTCACGCGGGCCGCACCAGAAGCGCGATGCTCCGTTCGACGGTGAGCCGTGCCTCCTCGGCCAGTGCTGCGTCGCTCGCACTGCTGATCGGGTGTTCGATCACTGCGAACGGATAGCCCTCCGCCCCCAGCACCCGCGCCATCAGTTCCGCGGCACTGACGAACTTGGTGGTCATCACGCCGACCGACGGGATGTTCAGGCGTTCGCCAGCCACTGCGTCATGCAAACTGCACGACGAGCAGCTGCCTCAATCGCCGATGCCTGCGATCAGGGCGTCCCAGCCGCCGCCGGCTTCCTTCAGGGCCGCTTCCTTCATGATCGCCGCGTCGGCGGGGGCGCTGTAGTTCGACTTGACCCGCCGGACGACGATCGCGCCGTGCTTTTCGGTCAGTTCCCGCTCGATGGCGTCGAAGAACGGCCGCGTACCGCGCTTGCCGTTGGAGATGATGCCGACGGTCTTGCCCGCCAGCGACGGCAGGCGTGGTGCCAGCGCGAACGCCGGTGCCCCCGTCTCGTGGGTCGGGTCCAGGATCTCGATGCTCATGCGTGTCCTTGTCTCCAAGATGGTCGAAGGAATTTTTGGGAGCCTGCCTCAGGCCTCGCAGTCGAAGCAGGCGCCGATGGCCATGGTCACGGCGTTGCTCTTGCCGCCGAACCAGGGCGGGATGACGGCGCCGAAGCCGCCGGCGGGGCCGCCCGCGGCGATCACCAGCAGGCTGTCCTCGCTGGCCAGCCCGGCATATTCCTGCTCGCCGCGCGAGCCGACGACCGCACCCTTGCCGCAGTCCGCCCACTCCTTGCGGCGGATGCGGGCGTTCTCGAAGACGTAGCGCCGCACGTCGGCCTTCGACCAGCCGGCGGCGGCGAAGTGGGCGCGCAGCTGCGGCGGCACGACGATCGCGTAGTTGCCGGCATAGATCGAATAGTGGCGCATGTTGGCGCGGATCTCGGCGACGAAGGTGTCGAGGATGCGCTCTGGCTCCGTCGTCCACTCGTTCATCAGCTGCCGCGGCGCGCCCGCCGCCATCACCGTCACCGCTGACGCTTCCGCGGGGATGCCCTTCTCGACCGACAGCGGCAGCCAGGGCGAGTTCTCCTCGTCCTCGGCGACGCAGTAGCTGATCTTGCCGGGGTGGCCCAGGGTCGACCGGTCGACGTCGCCCGGCCGCGCGTCCAGCAGGTTGCACAGGATCAGGCGGATCGCCCGGCCGATGGCGGTCGACGCCCGGTCGCTCGACGCCAGCGCGTTGAAGGTGCCGTTCATGCCCAGTTCGCCGCGTATCGGCCCGTTCACGACGATCAGCACGGCGCAGCCGCCGGTGCTCGCCGTGGCGCCGTGCAGCAGGAACGGCTCCTGCAGCATCGCCGTGAAGGCCGCGACCACCACCGGGAAATGCATCGGCAGGCAGCCCGCCATGACGGCGTTGATCGCCAGCTTCTCGGCCGAGATCGCCCGCTCGCGCACCGGCTCGATCCCGACCAGCTGCTCGGGCGTCATCCCGGCCCACTCCAGGCACGCCTCCACCGCCGCCGCCGTCGGCGGCACGACGGGCAGCCCGTCCGTCCAGCCGCGCCCGTGATAGAATTCCTGTGCGGCCATGATGTCGTCGACGTCATAGCGCTTCGACGTGAGCAGCACCGCGATGCACCCTCATTATTGAACGTTTCCAACCCCCATTGTGACCGCCCCCCGCAAACGAGACAAGCGGAGCACTTCCTTAGTTCCGTCACTGCTCCGGCACTGCGCGCCTCGCAGTGACGGAGCAGCCCAGGGCCGCCGCACCATCCGTCGACGCTCCCCCCTAATGTCATCCTCGGGCGGAGCGAAGCGGAGACCCGAGGATCCAGGGCACGCGCTCAGGCCGCCGCCCTGGCTCCCCGGGTCGGCGGGCTACGCCCTTGCCCGGGGATGACACCGAGAAAACGGGAAGGCGAAACGTGGCGCGACTTGTAGTCCTAGGACTATAAGCGCATGATGCCACCTCCCCTTGGGAGAGCCGCCATGCCCGAAGCCTCACCCCCGCCCCTCACCGACCGCCAGGAAATCTTCTGCCGCCACGTCGCCCGCGGCGCCAACGGCGCCGCCGCCGCGCGCTGGGCCGGCTACGCCCCCGACAGTGCCGCCAAGCAGGCGAGCGTGATGCTCGACCGCCCCCACATCCGCCGCCGCGTCGAGGACCTCCGCGTCCGCCGCGAGATCGCCCGCCAGACCGGCATCGCCGAGATGGTCGACCGCCTCAGGGCACTCGCCAAACTGGCGACCGCCAAGGGCGACTACCGCACCGCCGTCCGCTGCATCGAGATCGAGGCGAAGGCCACCGGCCTGATCCCGGACAAGAATGCGGCGAGCCCCTGCGGCGGCTTCGCCGGATCCGACCCGCTCCTCGACGGCATCGACCCCCGCTGGCCCGGCCACGCCGCCGCGGAGGCGGAGGGCTGGCTCGCCGAATGGCGCCGGGGCCTAGCGCCGGAGCCGGAGGAAAAGCCCGAGCCGATCATCGTGCCGCATGTGTATGAGGGTTTCGAAGGCCGGCCGCTGGACGAGTTCACCCCGTTCACGGACCTGGAGCGGATGAGGGCCGACCAACAAAAGGGAATGGTTGGGAAGGAAAGGGAACCTTCCATCGACGAAGTCGAAGAGGAAGACCCCGACCCCATCGCCTCCCGCGAGGCCCGCGCCG
This genomic stretch from Constrictibacter sp. MBR-5 harbors:
- a CDS encoding M20/M25/M40 family metallo-hydrolase, translated to MSEDNDALLRLAADLVAIDSRSFVSNLAVAERIEAELPGFEIERLDYADANGVAKRVLVAHRGPRGGYALSGHMDTVPDTGWTNPPWTPRLDGGVLHGLGSTDMKGPVAACIVAARGLPADVPVTLLLTTDEETTKEGARAIAQRSRLARSLDLKGIVVAEPTGLAPVRGHRSHIEYTAVATGVQAHSSTGQGVNANWALIPFLAEMKTIAERLRSDPALQDPGYDPPFSDFNLIVDNHGTAVNVTVARATARIKFRRSRNVDTSAIEAAVHAAAERAGVALTEKREGTPPELPEDHPLIRHAVAETGQPARTAPYGTDASELQAVAPCVVLGPGTMTTAHTPRECVAVSDLTDAVPLFRRMLSAAQT
- a CDS encoding class I SAM-dependent methyltransferase, with the protein product MSERGLAEETEALPSAYAAWRGSTLGRITDEIERDLMLSLLGPLPGCSVLDAGCGDGQLALELAGRGARVVGVDASQRMIAAARRRAAGRPDVSFHVARAEDLPFRAAEFDIALAVTMLCFVEDASVALKEMVRVVKPGGRLVVGDLGRYSSWAAVRRIRGWLGSPVWRHARFRSAPELERLARREGLTDVSVRGAVFFPPVGLAARLLGPADRRLTGRMTVGAAFLVLTGTKPSDAPAAVRSHDHHFSRRGPP
- a CDS encoding class I SAM-dependent methyltransferase translates to MTADDPSRALHWENVWTGKAPETTSWHQREPTMSLALVEASGIDRMQPVIDVGAGASPLVDRLLDRGYADLTVLDIAAAGLDRTRSRLGEAAHRVAWIVADVTAWKPQRRYALWHDRAVFHFLTDADDRRAYGRTLAAALAPSGQAIIATFALDGPAKCSGLPVQRHDAASLAAALGSGLRVLEARTEVHLTPGGAEQKFIWCRLGRAAAPKA
- a CDS encoding CoA transferase translates to MSGILNGVRVLDLTQFLAGPHATLLLAGMGAEVIRIDNPKTGDTLSGSPVFYGAGGPSFEKRDDSDLGIAFLKRSRAKKAITLDLKSDEGRDLFLRLVAKADVVVENFSVGVTERLGIDWPRLREVNPRLVYCSLTGYGATGPDAGRRGYDVTTQAMSGLMSVTGHPGGPPTKAGSPLADTISAGFAFAGVLGALLHREKTGEGQWVDVSMVDVLFSLLFDEPFDQYAALGLEQRQGNRVLRFSPLNTFKTADGWAVICCGTDAMWRGLCGVIGRGDLADHPDWGRMGWRVAHNAEVEAAVGAWTGGVATAAVVDRLSAAGVVASPVHTIDDLLAWPHLKARGMVQPVEHPTLGLLDGLKAAGFPLKFSAGDTGYSGAAAASGTHNREIFADLLGLSEDEIAALAARATI
- a CDS encoding UGSC family (seleno)protein, which produces MSIEILDPTHETGAPAFALAPRLPSLAGKTVGIISNGKRGTRPFFDAIERELTEKHGAIVVRRVKSNYSAPADAAIMKEAALKEAGGGWDALIAGIGDUGSCSSCSLHDAVAGERLNIPSVGVMTTKFVSAAELMARVLGAEGYPFAVIEHPISSASDAALAEEARLTVERSIALLVRPA
- a CDS encoding terminase small subunit; protein product: MPEASPPPLTDRQEIFCRHVARGANGAAAARWAGYAPDSAAKQASVMLDRPHIRRRVEDLRVRREIARQTGIAEMVDRLRALAKLATAKGDYRTAVRCIEIEAKATGLIPDKNAASPCGGFAGSDPLLDGIDPRWPGHAAAEAEGWLAEWRRGLAPEPEEKPEPIIVPHVYEGFEGRPLDEFTPFTDLERMRADQQKGMVGKEREPSIDEVEEEDPDPIASREARAEAALEAELAYLRSIAPPVALNPAAPSWARHPDPLVRGGQSDLHGWDPAWERPG